A region from the bacterium genome encodes:
- a CDS encoding NAD(P)/FAD-dependent oxidoreductase: protein MSTTTLDVAIIGGGMAGSLLARQLSRTLPGRRIAVFDKKTRFSLNIGESMVEIASHYFVKRLGLGSYLYDRHYPKNGLRFFFDSPELDVPLQEMSEIGSAGIPLIPAFQIDRSRLEADLIGMNRQAGIDVRLGTKVEKIECGEEGRNHRLVVSTGGESETIESRWLVDASGRNRMLARQFELNVPVDDLDNASVWGWFEGVKDIDSLGPDSFRERVRWTPRRLSTLHFLARGYWIWFIPLQNGLTSIGVVCDRGRFDMDWRTTEGFVEFLRSHRAVASLLQDAKVVETQCFMHLAYGTKRFYSPNRWALAGEASAFPDPFYSPGADFIALGNDFTADLIVRDLGGEDAEALGARVDLYDEFMQFRVEAAMRLYRDQYSVLGSYELCKLKWDFDVACYYNLWVSSYFQDKHLNARQLKRQLIQRNYVLTALSNFASFFQRIDEHLTSCGTYHRANRGHFSDGQDLLGFAGEIGTPTTDKEELRRTERIFNAVRDRGLDLLEGVSEPAEREPRPLTWFMAPRKLEEG, encoded by the coding sequence GTGAGCACCACAACGCTGGACGTAGCCATCATCGGCGGAGGCATGGCGGGAAGCCTGCTGGCACGCCAGCTCTCCCGGACCCTTCCCGGCCGGCGAATCGCCGTATTCGACAAGAAGACCCGCTTCTCGCTGAATATCGGCGAGTCGATGGTCGAAATCGCCAGCCACTACTTCGTGAAGAGGCTGGGGCTCGGCAGCTACCTCTACGACCGCCACTACCCGAAGAACGGCCTGCGCTTCTTCTTCGACAGCCCGGAGCTGGACGTTCCTCTACAGGAAATGAGCGAGATCGGCTCGGCCGGGATCCCGTTGATTCCCGCGTTCCAGATCGATCGCAGCCGGCTAGAAGCCGACCTGATCGGCATGAACCGGCAAGCCGGCATCGATGTGCGGCTGGGAACGAAGGTGGAGAAGATCGAGTGCGGCGAAGAGGGGCGGAACCACCGCCTGGTGGTCTCGACCGGTGGAGAGTCGGAGACGATCGAGAGCCGCTGGCTCGTGGACGCCAGTGGGCGCAACCGGATGCTCGCACGCCAGTTCGAGCTGAACGTTCCGGTGGACGACCTCGACAACGCGTCGGTCTGGGGCTGGTTCGAAGGCGTCAAGGATATCGACAGCCTCGGTCCCGATTCCTTCCGGGAGCGCGTGCGTTGGACTCCGCGCCGACTTTCGACCCTCCACTTCCTGGCGCGCGGGTATTGGATCTGGTTCATCCCGCTACAGAACGGACTCACCAGCATCGGCGTGGTTTGTGATCGCGGCCGCTTCGACATGGACTGGCGCACGACCGAGGGATTCGTCGAATTCCTGCGCAGCCACCGCGCCGTGGCCTCCTTGCTCCAGGATGCCAAGGTGGTCGAGACCCAATGCTTCATGCACCTGGCCTACGGCACGAAGCGCTTCTACAGCCCGAACCGCTGGGCACTGGCAGGAGAAGCCTCGGCATTCCCAGATCCGTTCTACAGCCCGGGCGCCGACTTCATCGCGCTCGGAAACGACTTCACCGCGGACTTGATCGTCCGGGACCTCGGAGGCGAGGACGCAGAAGCCCTCGGTGCTCGCGTGGATCTCTACGATGAATTCATGCAGTTTCGAGTCGAGGCAGCGATGCGCCTCTATCGGGATCAGTACTCGGTGCTGGGAAGCTACGAGCTCTGCAAGCTCAAATGGGATTTCGATGTCGCCTGCTACTACAACCTCTGGGTCTCATCCTACTTCCAGGACAAGCACCTGAACGCCCGCCAGCTCAAGCGCCAACTGATCCAACGCAACTACGTTCTCACTGCACTCTCGAACTTTGCCTCCTTCTTCCAGAGGATCGACGAGCACCTGACCAGCTGCGGAACCTATCATCGCGCAAACCGAGGTCACTTCTCCGACGGTCAAGACCTGTTGGGCTTCGCAGGAGAAATAGGCACTCCCACGACCGACAAGGAAGAACTGCGCAGGACCGAGCGGATCTTCAACGCTGTCCGGGACCGGGGCCTCGATCTGCTGGAAGGCGTCTCCGAGCCTGCAGAACGGGAGCCCAGGCCGCTGACCTGGTTCATGGCGCCCCGGAAGCTCGAAGAGGGATGA
- a CDS encoding diiron oxygenase, producing the protein MTATTFTAELPQEEKQGAPDGGAYERLLAKLSQQSVTKHFDAYADIPWEDPEYAVDPSDPRFAIPEDDPLGRTAWYRSLPAETRARIGLHMVATFARIGWSFESVLKRGLLEFAARLPDDAPEFRYCYHEVIEEAHHSLFFHEFVLRTGLDVKPPPVLKLGARQVIGFGRWFPELFFIFVLSGEDPIDWVQRRAVASDHELHPLIERISRIHITEEARHMAFARHYLLRHVPEVRGPKLFLLRLRSAIVLKIASALMMRPSRQIIETYGIPKATIKEAYGRGSSGALMARAALSKPRELCWELGILNERWTPLWKALGIWAPRGAKFDL; encoded by the coding sequence ATGACTGCGACGACATTCACGGCCGAGCTGCCCCAGGAAGAAAAGCAGGGAGCTCCCGACGGCGGGGCGTACGAGCGACTGCTGGCGAAGCTTTCCCAGCAATCCGTGACGAAGCATTTCGATGCCTATGCGGACATCCCGTGGGAGGATCCTGAGTACGCGGTCGACCCCTCCGACCCGCGCTTCGCGATTCCCGAGGACGATCCGCTCGGGCGTACGGCCTGGTACCGCAGCCTTCCCGCGGAGACACGTGCGAGGATTGGCCTGCATATGGTGGCGACCTTCGCACGGATCGGATGGTCGTTCGAGAGCGTCCTCAAGCGCGGGTTGCTCGAGTTTGCGGCACGGCTGCCAGATGATGCTCCCGAGTTCCGCTACTGCTACCACGAGGTCATCGAAGAGGCGCATCATTCGCTCTTCTTCCACGAGTTCGTGTTGCGCACGGGCCTCGACGTGAAACCGCCTCCGGTCCTGAAGCTCGGCGCGCGTCAGGTGATCGGGTTCGGACGTTGGTTCCCCGAGCTCTTCTTCATCTTCGTGCTGAGCGGAGAGGATCCGATCGATTGGGTACAGCGCCGTGCGGTCGCGAGCGATCACGAACTCCATCCGTTGATCGAGCGCATCAGTCGCATTCATATCACGGAAGAGGCGCGGCATATGGCCTTTGCGCGCCACTACCTGCTCCGGCATGTGCCGGAAGTCCGAGGCCCGAAGCTCTTCCTGCTGCGGTTGCGGTCTGCGATCGTTCTGAAGATCGCATCGGCGCTGATGATGCGACCCTCCCGCCAGATCATCGAAACCTATGGCATCCCGAAGGCGACGATCAAGGAAGCCTATGGACGAGGTTCGTCAGGAGCCCTGATGGCTCGTGCCGCGTTGTCGAAACCGCGTGAATTGTGCTGGGAACTCGGCATCCTGAACGAGCGCTGGACGCCGCTCTGGAAGGCGCTCGGCATCTGGGCACCGCGTGGGGCGAAGTTCGACCTGTAG
- a CDS encoding TetR/AcrR family transcriptional regulator: MSTPQRRSLLSRERILASATELFAARGYAGTGVDRVAESSGIAKTAIYYHFGNKEGLLAAVVERAAGAWIEGISEASRQAGEPAARLDRALLGMRAMLEEKPWILKLIQILALEVAAEKPEIRASLQRLMDQARAAIVQGIRDALGLDVPDADGVASALLAMLDGIALGREIDPDGLSLDDAFVDIRRATAFLIAIRLNPELGRFFDAPSPERAPELAALLSGALPAGEERP, translated from the coding sequence ATGTCGACACCGCAACGCAGAAGCCTTCTGAGTAGAGAGCGAATCCTTGCTTCTGCCACGGAGCTGTTCGCGGCCAGAGGCTACGCCGGCACTGGCGTAGACCGCGTCGCCGAGAGTTCTGGCATCGCGAAGACCGCCATCTACTACCACTTCGGCAACAAAGAGGGATTGCTCGCGGCAGTCGTCGAGCGCGCGGCCGGTGCCTGGATCGAAGGAATCTCCGAGGCGTCGCGACAGGCAGGCGAGCCGGCGGCACGCCTCGATCGTGCGCTGCTCGGCATGCGCGCCATGCTGGAAGAGAAGCCCTGGATCCTGAAGCTGATCCAGATCCTGGCGCTCGAGGTCGCTGCTGAAAAGCCCGAGATCCGCGCGAGCCTGCAAAGGCTCATGGATCAGGCACGGGCCGCCATCGTCCAGGGCATACGGGATGCGCTCGGTCTCGACGTGCCCGACGCGGATGGCGTCGCTTCCGCTCTGTTGGCGATGCTCGACGGCATTGCGCTCGGTCGCGAGATCGATCCCGACGGTTTGTCGCTGGACGACGCCTTCGTGGACATCCGGCGCGCGACCGCGTTCCTGATCGCCATCCGCCTGAACCCGGAACTCGGACGCTTCTTCGATGCGCCCTCACCGGAACGCGCCCCCGAGCTGGCAGCGCTCCTATCAGGAGCCCTACCGGCAGGAGAGGAAAGACCATGA
- a CDS encoding rod shape-determining protein yields MLDAIAGLFSSDLAIDLGTANTLVYAKGKGLICSEPSVVAVAQDHSGRGERVLAVGHEAKEMLGRTPGGIRAIRPIKDGVIADFEITEAMLRYFIQRAHNRRKLVRPRIAICVPPCITSVEKRAVRESALSAGAREVYLIEEPMAAAIGAGLDVTAATGNMVVDIGGGTTDVAVISLSGIVASRSIRCGGDAMDEAIINYVKRKYNMLIGERSAEACKVNIATASPTAKTETQEIKGRDLVAGIPKVVVTTSEEIREALLEPIGQIVETVHLTLERTPPELAADIIDRGIMLVGGGSLLNDLDQILRQETKLPILRSEDPFTAVVHGAGRALDNLDLLKEVAIQ; encoded by the coding sequence ATGCTCGATGCCATTGCCGGCCTCTTCTCCAGCGACCTGGCCATCGATCTCGGTACGGCCAACACCTTGGTGTATGCCAAGGGCAAAGGCTTGATCTGTTCTGAGCCTTCGGTCGTGGCCGTTGCCCAGGATCACAGCGGCCGGGGCGAGAGGGTCCTCGCCGTGGGCCACGAGGCAAAGGAGATGCTCGGGCGCACGCCCGGCGGTATTCGTGCGATTCGTCCGATCAAGGACGGCGTGATCGCGGATTTCGAGATCACCGAGGCCATGCTTCGTTATTTCATCCAGCGCGCGCACAACCGGCGCAAGCTGGTGCGGCCGCGGATCGCGATCTGCGTTCCGCCCTGCATCACCAGTGTCGAGAAGCGCGCTGTGCGCGAATCCGCTCTTTCGGCGGGAGCTCGCGAGGTCTACCTGATCGAAGAGCCGATGGCGGCCGCGATCGGTGCGGGCCTCGATGTGACCGCGGCCACCGGCAACATGGTCGTCGACATCGGTGGTGGCACCACCGACGTGGCGGTGATCTCGCTCTCAGGCATCGTCGCCAGTCGCTCCATCCGCTGCGGTGGCGACGCAATGGACGAGGCGATCATCAACTACGTGAAGCGCAAATACAACATGTTGATCGGTGAGCGCAGTGCCGAGGCCTGCAAGGTGAACATCGCCACGGCCTCTCCCACCGCGAAGACAGAGACCCAGGAGATCAAGGGGCGAGACCTGGTCGCCGGAATTCCGAAGGTCGTCGTGACGACCAGCGAGGAGATCCGTGAGGCGCTCCTCGAGCCCATCGGCCAGATCGTCGAAACGGTCCACCTGACCCTCGAGCGCACGCCGCCCGAACTCGCTGCCGACATCATCGACCGCGGCATCATGCTCGTGGGAGGTGGTTCGCTGCTGAACGATCTCGACCAGATCCTTCGCCAGGAGACCAAGCTGCCGATCCTTCGCAGCGAGGATCCCTTCACCGCGGTCGTCCACGGTGCCGGGCGGGCCCTGGACAATCTGGATCTCCTGAAGGAAGTCGCGATCCAGTAG